The genomic window GACATCTTTTTCTGCTTCTGAGCAAAAACGCTTCTGAGTTTTTCGTTTGAGGTATCGCTCTACCTGAATGGCGATAAAAGCCTGATGGTCATCTTCCCGGCTGTTCTTCTGGCGGGGCATTCCATAGGGATTCATTTCGTAAAGAGATTGTTCATCTTTATTATTTTTTTGCCGGGCAACCATGTTTTGAAAATAATAATTTAATTAAAAGGAAGCAAATAAAATAAGAAAATTCGACAGTCCTGTTTTCATAGTCCTTTTTTCTTGACCCCCCTATCCAGAATCCGTATATTATCAGATGAATAACTTTTAAATTAATTGAGAGGATCTATCATGACAATTAAACCCTTAGGAGATCGTGTACTGCTGAAAGTAGTTGAAGCAGAAACCAAAACTGCCTCTGGTCTGTATATTCCTGAAACTGCTCAGGAAAAGACTCAGACTGCAACCGTTGTGGCCATTGGTGACGATAAGGAGCTGATCACTGTGAAAGCAGGTGACAAGGTAATGTATGACAAGTACGCAGGAACAATAATCAGCATTAATGATGTGGATCACCTCATCATTAAAATGCAGGATATCATTGCAATTGTAGAATAATTCTTCTTATGCAAAAACAGAAAAAGCTGCTCGTAATGAGCAGCTTTTTTCATTTTAAGGAATTGAAGACGACTACTTCAGGCCTTTGAGAGCCTTCACATACTGTAGTCTCTGATAGTATTTTCGTTCTTCATCATCATCCATGCTGAGCAGACTGAAAAAATCTGAAATTTTAACAAACTCTTTTCGATCCATCCATTCTTCGGTTTGCTGAATCATTTCTGTTAGAAATGATATACCATGTTTATATAAGACTGAGCAGATCTGAACGGTATTGGCTCCTGCCAGTATAAGCTTAATGGCCGATTCAGCTGTATGTATCCCGGTTGTCGCTGAAAAATCACAATCGATCAGATCTGAAAGAATACCAGTCCAGCGCAAAACAACTCCGTATTCATCCTCTGATGAAAGAGGGTTTCCATTCTTGAACTCAATCTTTTCAATATCTATATCAGGCCTGTAAAAACGGTTGAATAATACAATAGCCGAAGCGCCGGCCCGTCTGATTTTATTCGTAATTTCAGGAAGAGATGAGAAGGAGGAACCGATTTTAACGGAAACAGGAATATTGACTGCCTTCACTGCCTTTTTGACGATGCTGATGATCTGTTTTTCCACATCCTCGGTGCTGTTTTTTACCGATACGGGAACAAGAGCAATGTTCAATTCCAGACCATGAGCACCCATTTTCTCAATCCGCTGTGCATAATCGAGCCACCATTCATCAGAATAACAATTCAAGCTGGCGATCACTGGTATATTTACAGCCTTGACGGACTGTTCTACTAATTCCAGATAGGCATCAGGATGCTGTAGCATTCCCAGATGGGTAATATATTCCATGGCTTCGGGGTGAGTGGCATAGGTATCCAGCGAACCATCCTTTTGGGCGGCATTGGCAATATCTTCTTCAAAGAGGGATTTTAAAATAACTGCTCCAGCACCGGCTTGTTCTGCTTTGATCACCTTTTCTACAGAATCTGTGAGTCCGGAACTGGAAACGATGAAGGGATTCTTCAATTCCAGCCCCATATAAGTTGTACGTAAATCAGCCATTCGCTACTCCTTCTAATAAAACTATAAAACATTTTCTGTTATACATATATGAAATTCTCCAAATCCTCAAGGACTGAAGCAAATCTCTTTTTTGAAACAATGGTTTCCGGAAGAGATCTTAAGAATACAATTCCGTAATTTTTTGATACGATCCGTGAATCCATGACAATAACCGCGCCACGATCTGTGGTTCTTCTCATCAATCTTCCAAAACCCTGTCTGAACTTCATTACAGCCTCTGGGAGAGAGAGTTCGCGAAAGGCATTCCCTCCCCTTTTCACCACAGCCTCCAGCCGCGCCTGATAGACCGGATCCGTGGGAACCCTGAAGGGAAGACGGCAGATGATGACCATTCTCAATGACTCGCCGGGCGTATCCACACCTTCCCAGAAAGAATCCGTTGCAAAGAGAACACTCCCCGTATCTTCTCCAAACCTTTTAAGCAGTCGGGCTCTGTCTTCAAATCCCTGACGGAGGAGATTTATCTCTGGCAGTGACCATTCATCCAGCAGGATTTCATAACAATATTTAAGAAGTTCATAGGAAGTAAACAGAACAAGTGCACGCCCTTCGTTGCATTCCAGTAACTGTTTGATGGAAGTAACCAGTGCCTTCCTGTATTCTCCTGATGAAGGATCCGGCATATCCTCGGGCAGTCCCAGCAAAACATTTTCCTTGTAGGGGAAAGGGGACTCAAACTGCCTGGTAACAAGTCTCTCCTGAAGTTGATCCTGCAATCCCATTCTTCTCTGCCAGTATATAAAACTTTTGTCCATCGTCAAAGTAGCAGATGTAAATACGATGGTACTGTAAGAGTCATAGATACCGGTTTTCATCCATCCTGAGATATCAAGGGGTGTAATGATGAAGCGGACATAGGAGTTCCCGTCCCGAATTTTTTTTTCAAGCCAGAATACAACCTCCTCTTCTTCTGCATCAAACTGGCTGAATTTATTCAGAAATGTTGAATATTGATTCAGACGGTTAATGATCATTTTAAATTCGAGAACTACAGTGTTTTCCAGATCTTCTTCCGGGAGAAGATCATACCATCGGTTTAATGCCTGAATAAGTTCTGCCAGTTTTTCCCTTGTCTGCAGTAAGGGTTCTCTTATTTTCCTGACATAATCAGGATGACTGTTATCCTGAAGACGGACTGAAGATTCCTCAGGGAAAAAATCGAAGGCCAGGGCATCCAGAATTTCCGCCTGGGATCTCAAATTTCTGATCATCTCCGAATACAGAATGCCAGCAGGGGGAGGGATCAGTTTCTCCATGCGAACTAATATCCCCAGGGAGCGTCCCTTTTTCTGCAAATACAAACGTTTGAGGTATTTGAGAAGCTGAAGTCTGTTATATTCGCTCGAAAAATAACTTGTGGCACTTTTTTCAATATTATGGGCTTCATCAAATATCACCTTATGGAAGGACGGCAGTATAGCAGCTCCTTCAAATCCCATGCCACTGATCCGCAGCGAAAGATCGGCGAAGAAAAGATGGTGATTCACCACCAGAACACCAGCTGCAGCAGCTTCTCTTCTGGACTTCATGACGAAACACTGCTCAAAATGTCTGCACCTGGCTCCAAAACAGGCATCAGGGTCGCTGCAGACCTTTGACCAGACTTCTTCGGGGGGGACAAAAGGGAGTTCCGTGACAGAA from Oceanispirochaeta sp. includes these protein-coding regions:
- a CDS encoding dihydroorotate dehydrogenase-like protein → MADLRTTYMGLELKNPFIVSSSGLTDSVEKVIKAEQAGAGAVILKSLFEEDIANAAQKDGSLDTYATHPEAMEYITHLGMLQHPDAYLELVEQSVKAVNIPVIASLNCYSDEWWLDYAQRIEKMGAHGLELNIALVPVSVKNSTEDVEKQIISIVKKAVKAVNIPVSVKIGSSFSSLPEITNKIRRAGASAIVLFNRFYRPDIDIEKIEFKNGNPLSSEDEYGVVLRWTGILSDLIDCDFSATTGIHTAESAIKLILAGANTVQICSVLYKHGISFLTEMIQQTEEWMDRKEFVKISDFFSLLSMDDDEERKYYQRLQYVKALKGLK
- a CDS encoding co-chaperone GroES codes for the protein MTIKPLGDRVLLKVVEAETKTASGLYIPETAQEKTQTATVVAIGDDKELITVKAGDKVMYDKYAGTIISINDVDHLIIKMQDIIAIVE
- a CDS encoding helicase C-terminal domain-containing protein; this encodes MKQTDLTGRFIENIRLIMLSDIDESQGSEVLWVAKIDEDKIVSHVTVVARGHESAVPAIAGQMEKGDVIIHNHPSGILRPSDADLAQASMLGNQGIGFFIVNNTVDAVYVVVEPVLYTPEVLLDVSELDSLLSPGGPLYDIDPYYEERPCQIHLLNTISKGFNEEKIIVAEAGTGVGKSFSYLIPALKWAYINEQRVVISTATINLQQQIMEKDLPLAQKLCGTDVKAVLVKGRRNYLCKSRLQDALDENSLFREKDDFLLQIKEWGENSRDGSVTELPFVPPEEVWSKVCSDPDACFGARCRHFEQCFVMKSRREAAAAGVLVVNHHLFFADLSLRISGMGFEGAAILPSFHKVIFDEAHNIEKSATSYFSSEYNRLQLLKYLKRLYLQKKGRSLGILVRMEKLIPPPAGILYSEMIRNLRSQAEILDALAFDFFPEESSVRLQDNSHPDYVRKIREPLLQTREKLAELIQALNRWYDLLPEEDLENTVVLEFKMIINRLNQYSTFLNKFSQFDAEEEEVVFWLEKKIRDGNSYVRFIITPLDISGWMKTGIYDSYSTIVFTSATLTMDKSFIYWQRRMGLQDQLQERLVTRQFESPFPYKENVLLGLPEDMPDPSSGEYRKALVTSIKQLLECNEGRALVLFTSYELLKYCYEILLDEWSLPEINLLRQGFEDRARLLKRFGEDTGSVLFATDSFWEGVDTPGESLRMVIICRLPFRVPTDPVYQARLEAVVKRGGNAFRELSLPEAVMKFRQGFGRLMRRTTDRGAVIVMDSRIVSKNYGIVFLRSLPETIVSKKRFASVLEDLENFIYV